In Setaria viridis chromosome 5, Setaria_viridis_v4.0, whole genome shotgun sequence, the genomic stretch TCCAGATCGAGCGCAGAGTTCGCAGGTTCGATCCGCATCGCTTTTTCCTATGACTTTAAGCACATTAGTTTCAGATTACAGTCAGTATATACTACCATTTTGGCCTTGCGTTTTCAATCTTTATTGATGTTCGATCGGCTTTCACCTGAAACAAATGCTGGTCCAGAAATTCCCACGGAAGAAATCGCCCGTCGCGGCTACCTAAAAGTTACTGAAATCAAGCAATCGGTTAGAGGTAACCACCGTGTCCGCGAAGTCCTCTATCAGGCAGCTACACGATGTGGTTTGAGGTTTTGATGAGAGGAAGAGGGGGTTAGTGAAGTCAATAGGCTTTGAAGGTATCCTCTATTTCCCCTCTCTCAGGCAAACCAACAGGAAGTTTGCGCTATGGATTATGAGCAGGGTTGATCCGTTGTCACAGACGTTGGTTATCAATGATTCAAGGAAAATACAGTTTAATAAGGAAGATGTTGCTCGTGTGTTTCGTATTCCCAGCCATGGCTTGAGTGTAGCCGAAAATGGAATGCCAGGGAAGGAAACTGTTTCTAAGATAAAAGCTGAATACCTTGGTGTTGAGGCGAAGGATCAACCTAGTATCAAGGCGGCACAGGCGGTTATTGAGCGGGACTATGGTGGGTCAATGTCACCGAGTGAAGAAAATGCTTTTAAGGCAGCATTTGTAGTGTATGTGATGTCTTTGTTGCTGTCTCCGGGTGCAAAGTATGATCATGCCTCTGTGGATTACTGGAATACGCTTAGAGATCCTTTGGTTATACATACATTTGACTGGTCAGAAGATGTCATTCAACGACTGCTGTATGCTGTTCTGAAACTCAAGTCTGACCTAAAGAGTAACCTAAAAGTCCCGAGCATCACGGGATGTACTCTATTCCTGCAGGTATACAATTATATCTCGTACAATACAGTGCTCGTCCCATTCTATCTTTATTGTTATACCATTTTGTTGATTTCTCTATACCTATTTTGTTATCAGGGCCTGTACCTTGATAGCATATGGATTACGGACCACAACATACTCCCACGTATCCGGCCATTTAATGATGGAACAATGAAATCTATGATTCTTGGTGATACTCTTTCCGGTCCTGATGACTGTAGTGAATCTGATTTTGGTAATAGCAAGGTCAGATTCGTTGTTGGCACGTTTGATATTCTTATTTTGTTCTTCTATTCTATCTATTTGTTGCAATTAGTAGCTTGTTTTGAAGTATTCAACTTGAACTTATTATTGCTTTCTACTCTGCAAATTTAGCTGCGGGCACCATCTGGTTTATGTTACCACTGGGCAGCTGTTCAGGACTCCAATGGCACTGGCCATCCTATGTCTCAGCAGATGGCTTTGTGTGAGGCAACTACATCCTCGGCACATGCTCTGAGAGTCCCTGTAACATCCTCCGCATTAGAGCCTTTTGATGTCCAAATAGCTAGTGAAACTTCCGTTAGCTGTTCCGCTAAGAGACAGCTATGTTCTGATATGAAGGGTGTCTCTCTGGTTGACCAACCAGATCCAGTTGGCAAAAAAGCCCGTTTCAGCAGTTGTACAGAGCACAATGGTCATCAGGATAGCGCATCTTGCCAAGCATCAACTGACCGCCATAACATGATGTCATCGTCCACGATAGACTTATCAAAGCAGATTGATCCCATTTTTTCCAATGCTTTGAGCACCCATTGTATGATCACGAAAGCAATGCCTACATTATACTTGGGTGCTCATCATTCCAAGTTGTGGTTCTATAGATCTCAATGTCACATTGCAGTCACTGGATTCTTCTGATGACTATGCTCCTAGAAAGGTTGTCCTGCTTATCATAGATTCCAAGACTCCTTGGCAGCTGGGATTCCAGCCGAGCAATGCCTATCTTAATTCATCATTGTTAATGGAAAAGGTGGTGCTGGTGGATGATGGTGTCAATGATAGGATGTATGTACATTATCTCACCACAATCCAGTTACTGTTATTCTCATTTGGTTAATTATTTCTATAATTGATTTgtacatttttttatatttacTCCAATATATCGTAGTTATGGCATTTACTCGCTCTCATCCACTTTTTCCCGTTTTATGTAGGCCATGCTTCATTCATTATATTCCAAAGTACATAGAGGTCTTGACAGTTGCAGTCAAATTGCAATTTATTGGCCAGTCAGAGATGGCAATGGATTTATTTGATGCGATCCTGAGGCGTTTCAAGCAGCTAGATGATGCATTATGTGTTGGCCAACCTTGTGCTTGTTGGAGACATTTTGTTGAATCTGACTTTGTGGCATGTTCACTATTATTATAACATTGTGGTGTTTTCCCTTTTCATCAATTTGATCAATGGCACAATGAGTTTCATTTCCACCCATTATTTTGATCCAATGTTCTTTTGAATCCCTTTTGTAACAATTTAATGTTATGTTACTATCTGCCAATTCACAGGGATCCATACTTGATGGGTCATTCGATATCATGGACCCCTCCGTATGCGAACAATTTGTTGGTCGGCTATGATGTCCCCCACTGCAAGATGGTCAGTCCTCAGCTCAATAATATTTCTTATTATATGCATCTAAATTTCTTACTTTTACCATATTAATGCTTAGCATGCTCACGGTTCCTTTCCATAACTCATTCATTTTCTATATAAGCTGTGATGATTTGAACAAATTTTTGTATAAAGCTATTCTTCCCTAGTTTGGTGGAGCACCGGTGGGTTGTCTATGTTTGGAGCTGTGAAGATAATGTGATTATAATGTGTAAGCTTTACACCAGCATTCCATGTGCATGTGGTTAAGTTGCTTAAGAGTGCATTGCGGGAGGTTGCTTTCAAACTTTTTGATGGATGGGAGCAAGATTGGGAATCAACTAATTAAAAGTTGTTGAAATTCACTGACAACACAATATCTTGGTATGAAATAGGGTATTTATTATCATCACTGTCTTGATTGGAAACCATGTCATAACAACTACACATTATTATTACATGTTTTTCCAACAGTTTGTACATTAATGTATTTATCTTGATGTTGATCTGGCATATTTTGCAGTCTGAATCGCACCGGAGTATTGTGTGCTCATTTCTGTCGCAGCTTTGATGGTAAAAGCACATTTGTGAGGCATCACAATGTAAGCTATGATGGAATGCCCTTTCATTATATGTTCTTTTCGTACGCCAGTTCGTTAGTAATCGTGATGCTAAAAACTTGTGTATTGATGGTAGACTACATAACCCCCTCAACTAGAGAACCAGGTATTGTGGGTATTGTGACCTTTAAAGTATCTAAAACCGTTCAAATCACCCCCTGAAGTGGTTTTCTAAGCGGGTGTTTGGTACCccgtgttaaactttagcacctatcacatcgggtGTTTGTATACTAattacagatggagtctaatttacgagatgaatctattaagcctaattcgtccatgatttgacaatgtggtgctacagtaactatttgctaatgatggattaattagctctaatagattcatcttgcgaattagactccctCTGTGCAATTAgatttgtaattagctcatgtttagtccttctaattagcatccgcaCGATCGCCCCCTGCTTAACACCCTAAAGCAGTTTTGCCAGCCACGCTGACACGGTTAGCCAAGTTGGCATGTAGTCCCAGATGTAAgtggtgcatttattttcttttcagttTTAACCCCCTCGCCAATCTCTCTCTTCCTGCTCTCTCGTGAAGTCGTCATCCGCGCTGCCTgcgccatctccgccgcctccaccggggCCGCTATCGCCATCTCCGCTGCCTCCACGAGGGCCGCCGAACAGAAGCTTCCTGTCGTCTGCGCGCCCGGTGAGCGATGTGAAgaaggacggcggcgccgcatCGGATGGGTGGAATACGGCTGGGCTTGGCACATCCAGATCAAGAGATGCGGCAGGGGCCGGGGGCCTGGCACGAGTTGCTTGAGGAAtgccggcgtcggcgaggcgtCCCGCAAGGAGGTGACGAGTCGAGATTTCGTGAATCCGTCCACCGCCAAAGGTCCTGGTGCAAAAACGTGCTCCAACTCCAAGCGCACGCTGGTCACAATTCCTTTTCCTTCCCAATTCCCATGCAagcatcttcctttttcttctccaaATAGCAAATCCACAACTGCTGCACGCTGGTCACTTTCccaactccaactccaagcTCCTTCCAATCGCAGCCACCAAATCCAAGCAGCCCACATCAATCTTGTCCCCCTGCACAATTCAATCCATACACCATAGAAGGCCATCTCTTCCCTTCCCTGATCTTCTTCACTAAAGCGTTAATCAagtcagcagcagcagtgcaCAGCCAGGTGAGCCGCGTGCGTGCCAAAACGTGCTCGCCCGCGTGCGCGCTGAGGCCAGACTCGGCCACTCAGGTGCCGTGTGAGGCAAAGGCGCACAGCACGAGCAAGCCGAGGCGAGCAGCCATGGGAGCTAGGAGGAGAAGAGTGGGACCCTCACCTGCCCACTTACGAGTTGGGTCCACGTGCCAGATGGCCACATCTCAGTAGTTGAGGGGGTGATGTAGTTTAATCTTGATAGGGGGGGTGTTACGTGGACTTTACATCCCTCGGGCACTCCAATAGAAGATGATTTTTTTGGCCAGGTTCACACCACTCGTTAGTCAAATTTGAGTTAGAGAGTGCCATCGCcgtcacttctttttttttttgtcaaatgcAAACAGACTGGAAATTTAGGAAGAGATAATTTTCCTACGCCTAATCTGCCCTTATCCTTCTTGGCCTAGAGTAACCTGACCCCACGAATATAATGGTCTCTCCCAGCTGTGAGACCGTTACCTTGTTCATTTGTGAGCCTGttagattgattatttaatcctcctagttatataaaaaaaattcagaatgagCACAACAACTACTGAGAGAAACAATTACAATACCAATAAGCTTCCGCATGAAGGCCACTAGCATCTGGCCAGAGCTTCATAGAGCAgccgctccagctcctccaTATTTGCAGCCTCCATGCACATGAGCACGCTgacaccgccggcgccgtctgCCGGCCTGTTGCTCATGAGGTGAAAAAACCCGCCGCGGTTGGACTCCGCACGACACATCACTTGCGGCTTCCCCCACCCAAAATCCGCGTCGTAAATCGGCATGCCCAGCCAGCTGATAACCCGCAGATCGGTCTCCGGCAGGGTGCCCTTCGCCGCCGACTGGCTGCCCATACCTGCCATCTCGAAGTAGTCGATCGCGGACCGCACCAGCTCGTCGTCCACCCGACCGATGGCGGCTCCGATGCGGCCGGCGACGGACGCCAACGCCTCCGAGGTGATatcccgcgcggcggcggcgacgaccaccTCGACCAACGCGTTGCCGAAGTAGCGTTCCGGGAGGGGCGGATTCACCCGGCGACGGATGTTGACCGGGGAGGTGAACCGGGTTTCGGAATCCGGCGGGAGCCGCCGTGCGACGCACGCGCACCGCCACACGAGGGCGCTCACGGCGCGGAACGTGCTCGCGCCGCCGCATAGGCGCTTTAGCGAGGCGATCCGGTCCTTGGAAATGGTGAAGACTTTGGTGGCGAGAGGTCCCGACGGATCGGAGAAGGCGAGCTTGGGGTAGAACGTCGAGAGAG encodes the following:
- the LOC117857579 gene encoding uncharacterized protein is translated as MSRVDPLSQTLVINDSRKIQFNKEDVARVFRIPSHGLSVAENGMPGKETVSKIKAEYLGVEAKDQPSIKAAQAVIERDYGGSMSPSEENAFKAAFVVYVMSLLLSPGAKYDHASVDYWNTLRDPLVIHTFDWSEDVIQRLLYAVLKLKSDLKSNLKVPSITGCTLFLQGLYLDSIWITDHNILPRIRPFNDGTMKSMILGDTLSGPDDCSESDFGNSKLRAPSGLCYHWAAVQDSNGTGHPMSQQMALCEATTSSAHALRVPVTSSALEPFDVQIASETSVSCSAKRQLCSDMKGVSLVDQPDPVGKKARFSSCTEHNGHQDSASCQASTDRHNMMSSSTIDLSKQIDPIFSNALSTHCMITKAMPTLYLGAHHSKLWFYRSQCHIAVTGFF
- the LOC117857580 gene encoding putrescine hydroxycinnamoyltransferase 1 — encoded protein: MDFEVKVVESSFVAPSEPTPRQGLWLSSLDILSANRGHTPTVYLFHSDDTASDFFDVARLKEAMAKALVPFFPLAGRLAVDGSGRVEIDCNGEGALFVVARSDITVDDEIKDVKPSPELRRQLVPRIEPSSVVLAVQVTFFKCGWVALGTALHHAAIDAMSAIHFWKTWSAFSRDGERATVEPPCHDRTLLRARSPPTVHPDALSTFYPKLAFSDPSGPLATKVFTISKDRIASLKRLCGGASTFRAVSALVWRCACVARRLPPDSETRFTSPVNIRRRVNPPLPERYFGNALVEVVVAAAARDITSEALASVAGRIGAAIGRVDDELVRSAIDYFEMAGMGSQSAAKGTLPETDLRVISWLGMPIYDADFGWGKPQVMCRAESNRGGFFHLMSNRPADGAGGVSVLMCMEAANMEELERLLYEALARC